The following is a genomic window from Crossiella equi.
ACCGGCTGGCTGCTGCTGGGCCGGGTGCTGGACCGGGTGCGCACGACGGGAGCGGTGGTGCTGTCATGAACGTGCTGCGGGTCGTGGGCAACGCGGCCAGGGCCGGTTGGGCGGACTACACGGCGGTGTACACGCTGCGCAGCTGGCTGCTGGGCTGGCTGCTGCGGGTGCTGTGCCAGGTCGCGTTCTTCACCTCGGTGGGCCGCCTGGTCGGCGCGGGCGCGAGCCCGGCCTACCTGCTGGTGGGCAACGCGGTGCTGATCGCGGCGATGGAGAGCTGCATGGTGGTGGCCTCCACCACCTGGGAACGCCGGGCGGGCACCCTGCCGCTGCTGGTCGCCTCGGGCACCCACCCGGCGGCGGTGTTCTGCGGCCGCAGCGTGCACTGGGTGGCCACCGGCACGCTCACCTCGCTCACCTCCCTGGCGGTGATCGGTCTGGCGGTCGAACCGTCCCTGCTGGGCCGGGGCTTCCTGCTGGCGGTCCCGCTGGTCCTGCTGGTCGCGGCCAGCACGTACTGCTTCGCCCTGGTGCTGGCCGCCCTGGTGCTGCGGTTCATGGAGCTGCGCAACGTGATCGGCAACCTGGCCTACCTGGGCCTGATGGTGCTGTGCGGCGTGCAGGTCCCGGTGGGCTACTGGCCGCCGGTGCTCCAGCACGTGGCCGCCGCCCTGCCCCTGACCCACGGCCTGTCCGCCGTCCGCGCGGCCCTGGGCGAGGGCCAGGTGCTGCGCCCGGCCGCCCTGGAGGCCGTGGTCGGGCTGTGCTGGCTCGGGCTGGCCGTGCTGGCCTTCCGCTGGCTGGTGGACGGCGGCCGCCGGGACGGGTCGATCGAGTTCAACGACTGACGGCCACCGTGCGGGCTACATCCGGAACCCGGCCGGTCGGCGGAGCCGGGCACGCCGGTCGCGGACTGGATCCAGGCGACGACCTCGACCGGCGCCAGGCCCGAGGGCGGGCCATCGACGTAGGGGAAGGCAAACAGGGGCGAGTTCGGCTCGCCGCGCCAGCTCTCGGCCAGCGGGCCGAGGTCCGCCGCGTCGAACCCGAGCACCGACACCACGGTGACCGCGGTGTACGCGTGGACTGAACCAGTGCACGTCGTGCTCTCCCTCGACCACCCCGCGG
Proteins encoded in this region:
- a CDS encoding ABC transporter permease encodes the protein MNVLRVVGNAARAGWADYTAVYTLRSWLLGWLLRVLCQVAFFTSVGRLVGAGASPAYLLVGNAVLIAAMESCMVVASTTWERRAGTLPLLVASGTHPAAVFCGRSVHWVATGTLTSLTSLAVIGLAVEPSLLGRGFLLAVPLVLLVAASTYCFALVLAALVLRFMELRNVIGNLAYLGLMVLCGVQVPVGYWPPVLQHVAAALPLTHGLSAVRAALGEGQVLRPAALEAVVGLCWLGLAVLAFRWLVDGGRRDGSIEFND